In Flavobacterium sp. N1736, the following are encoded in one genomic region:
- a CDS encoding Ig-like domain-containing protein, with the protein MKKTLLLFLLLPFFGFSQIDLLKWDAASSSNRSTPTNIVSTVAGQNITSNGASLAYVYNNDDNVFFQSGSWPTPADNGGEYNPAKYVQFAIKPNTGYKTDLSTFTFECRSGSGKFRVKYSKDATFATGVKDLITPTASPSSWTTYSPSFSSEINPVLDNETVYIRFYSYSTNNTFEIKTGTKSTNVVPLLRGTVTNFDSTKILAVNDYVDTKKELGVNINLLNNDVKKANVTSLVISTPPTAAMGSAIINPDKTITFNPAVGFTGAATFSYTISNATETSTATVKVTVSDNTDDTLSLWNGASNSYNPVTNAYVNSNAPVTTVGASLSYQYQNTTTAFFQTGSWPTPQQNGGSLDLNKYIQFKISPDSNHQLNLKQFNFTYRGAGSQKFQVRYSKDVNFVTGVKVLIAETTSATSWTTLTNTLASDINPVLSNETVYIRFYVYNTNNTFEIKNGNGNSEGPAITGTVKDVNTLTANDDAISTPSNVAVVIPILTNDVIGGSALQAITVTQPSNGTVTVNGTTNITFTPASNFTGAASFTYTLRNANSNYSSATVNVNGTAPICAATPTAGINYWKGFVYTYTGNTPAATTYVGSIAEKAIFDRNIDQGTITGDTTVEANNFCGTAPSDKFLVRYLMQTTVATTETYNFTIGSDDGIRLYIDGVLVTTTPTNSWSDHSYFTYAAQYSLTAGTHNFILEYYENAGGSRLSFSYGAIKGDTTFPYGDNKWNVYGFSLADLSLPPASYAGYYVDTNPNINTQAFWNKTKSPSYYAGWQGAPIGVDQYTITYKRQGFPCGRYQIQLVNCDDVAEIYIDGTKIFTQNGYTNATSLINGGQTYPLNKNSKVEVRLREDGGDANVAFNFIDAPFVYDGSTNTIPTGSSITVNNDLTLTGNLEVCSCTIAANKTFTIPADMTLTVNESIVVNTNGKLVVKNNGSLIETNNNATYTGAADSFQIERISTAMKNFDYTYWSSPVVGQKLKTLSPNTLSDKYMSFSGVNWVVENSNNTMKTGKGYIIRVPKPNSTYSNGKDYWTGTTYEQPVNFIGVPNNGIITGEALTANTYQLIGNPYPSALDANAFLSNVNNSFLEGTIYFWTHNTVYTNNKYTSDDYASYNRLGGLATSKAESAKNGGANTNTPAGKIAAGQSFFAVTKAAGSAYFNNSMRIIGNSQFFKTTATEKHRVWLNLTNDEGAFKQTLVGYIDGATNGYDSAFDGVSFNQNAYINFYSINDGTTTLAIQGRALPLDDSDIVPLGYSSTIKGDFTIAIDNADGDLASKSIFLEDKTLGTMTDLSKTDYKFTTAAGTFNERFALRYTNKTLGTGDFENKEEAVLVGVQNKTITINSTKENIDTVYIYDISGKLLYTKKKVGDTQVTITNLGISQQVIFVKIILDNDHVETVKSMFR; encoded by the coding sequence ATGAAAAAAACTTTACTTTTATTTTTACTTTTACCCTTTTTTGGTTTTAGTCAAATTGACCTGTTAAAATGGGATGCAGCATCAAGCAGTAACAGATCAACTCCAACAAATATTGTCAGCACAGTTGCTGGTCAAAATATAACATCAAATGGCGCAAGTTTAGCCTATGTTTATAATAACGATGATAACGTATTTTTTCAATCAGGAAGCTGGCCAACTCCAGCCGATAATGGAGGTGAGTATAATCCGGCAAAATATGTTCAGTTTGCAATAAAACCCAATACAGGCTATAAAACCGATCTAAGTACATTTACTTTTGAATGCAGATCGGGATCTGGAAAGTTTAGAGTTAAGTATTCTAAAGACGCTACTTTTGCAACCGGAGTTAAAGATTTAATTACACCAACTGCTTCTCCAAGTTCATGGACAACGTATAGCCCAAGTTTTTCATCAGAAATAAATCCAGTTCTGGATAACGAAACCGTTTATATCAGATTTTATTCTTATAGCACCAATAATACGTTTGAAATAAAAACAGGTACTAAATCTACCAATGTTGTGCCTCTTTTAAGGGGAACAGTTACCAATTTTGATTCCACAAAAATTTTAGCCGTAAATGATTATGTCGATACTAAGAAAGAATTAGGTGTCAACATTAATCTTTTAAATAACGACGTAAAAAAAGCAAATGTAACATCACTTGTAATTTCTACGCCGCCTACAGCAGCAATGGGATCTGCAATTATTAACCCTGATAAAACAATAACTTTTAATCCGGCAGTTGGTTTTACCGGTGCTGCAACATTTAGCTATACAATATCAAATGCAACAGAAACATCAACGGCAACGGTAAAAGTAACTGTTTCAGACAATACAGATGATACTTTGTCTCTTTGGAACGGAGCTTCAAATAGTTATAATCCCGTTACAAATGCTTATGTTAACTCTAATGCGCCAGTAACAACAGTTGGAGCTTCATTAAGTTATCAATATCAAAATACGACTACAGCTTTTTTTCAAACAGGAAGCTGGCCAACTCCACAACAAAACGGTGGAAGTTTAGATCTTAATAAATACATTCAATTTAAAATAAGTCCTGACTCCAATCATCAATTAAATCTTAAACAATTTAATTTTACCTACAGAGGAGCAGGAAGTCAAAAATTTCAGGTTAGATATTCTAAAGACGTAAATTTTGTAACAGGAGTTAAGGTTTTGATTGCTGAAACAACAAGTGCTACATCATGGACTACTTTGACAAATACTTTAGCTTCAGATATTAATCCGGTTCTTTCTAATGAAACGGTGTATATACGATTCTATGTTTATAACACTAATAACACTTTCGAAATAAAAAACGGAAATGGTAATAGTGAAGGACCTGCTATAACAGGAACTGTAAAAGACGTTAATACGTTAACGGCTAATGATGATGCTATTTCAACGCCAAGTAACGTAGCTGTTGTAATTCCAATTTTGACAAATGATGTGATTGGAGGTTCTGCCTTACAAGCTATTACTGTAACACAGCCTTCAAACGGAACTGTAACGGTAAACGGCACAACAAATATCACTTTTACGCCTGCAAGTAATTTTACAGGGGCAGCATCATTTACGTACACACTTCGTAATGCAAATTCAAATTACTCCTCTGCAACTGTAAATGTAAATGGAACCGCGCCTATTTGTGCGGCTACACCAACTGCGGGAATTAATTACTGGAAAGGTTTTGTTTATACGTATACAGGAAATACTCCTGCGGCAACAACTTACGTAGGATCAATTGCCGAAAAAGCAATTTTTGACCGAAATATTGATCAGGGTACCATTACAGGAGACACAACGGTAGAAGCAAATAATTTTTGTGGAACTGCACCAAGTGATAAATTTCTTGTTCGCTATTTAATGCAAACTACTGTAGCAACAACTGAAACTTACAATTTTACTATTGGAAGTGACGATGGTATTCGATTATATATTGATGGAGTTTTGGTTACTACAACACCAACAAATTCATGGAGTGATCATAGTTATTTTACTTATGCGGCTCAATACAGCTTAACTGCCGGAACTCATAATTTTATTTTAGAATATTATGAAAATGCAGGAGGTTCAAGATTATCGTTTTCATACGGAGCAATAAAAGGAGATACTACATTTCCTTACGGAGATAATAAATGGAATGTTTACGGTTTTTCATTAGCAGATCTTTCACTTCCGCCTGCAAGCTACGCCGGATATTATGTAGACACAAACCCAAACATTAACACACAGGCATTTTGGAATAAAACTAAATCGCCTTCATATTATGCAGGTTGGCAAGGAGCTCCAATAGGCGTAGATCAATATACTATTACTTATAAACGTCAGGGTTTTCCTTGTGGACGTTATCAAATACAATTGGTAAACTGTGATGATGTTGCTGAAATTTATATTGATGGCACAAAAATATTTACCCAAAATGGTTACACTAATGCAACTTCGTTAATAAATGGAGGTCAGACTTATCCATTAAATAAAAACTCTAAAGTCGAAGTACGCCTTAGAGAAGATGGAGGAGATGCCAACGTTGCATTTAATTTTATCGATGCACCTTTTGTTTATGACGGATCTACCAATACAATTCCAACTGGTTCATCTATTACAGTTAATAATGACTTAACCTTAACAGGTAATTTAGAAGTTTGTTCATGTACAATTGCTGCTAATAAAACATTTACAATACCGGCAGATATGACATTAACAGTTAATGAAAGTATTGTTGTAAACACAAATGGTAAACTTGTTGTAAAAAACAACGGATCATTAATAGAAACAAATAATAATGCAACATATACCGGAGCTGCTGATTCGTTTCAAATAGAACGTATCTCGACTGCTATGAAAAACTTTGATTATACATATTGGTCATCACCGGTAGTTGGACAAAAGCTAAAAACATTATCTCCAAACACATTGAGTGATAAATACATGTCATTTAGCGGAGTGAATTGGGTTGTTGAAAACAGCAATAATACAATGAAAACCGGAAAAGGATATATTATTCGTGTACCGAAACCAAATAGTACCTATTCTAACGGAAAAGATTACTGGACAGGAACAACTTATGAGCAGCCGGTAAACTTCATTGGAGTACCAAACAACGGAATTATTACAGGTGAAGCGCTTACTGCCAATACTTATCAATTAATTGGTAATCCATATCCATCAGCATTAGATGCCAATGCCTTTTTATCAAATGTTAATAATTCATTTTTAGAAGGTACTATATATTTCTGGACACATAATACAGTTTACACAAACAACAAATATACTTCAGATGATTACGCTTCTTATAACAGATTAGGCGGATTGGCAACTTCAAAAGCAGAAAGTGCAAAAAACGGAGGAGCTAACACAAATACACCAGCAGGAAAAATTGCTGCCGGACAATCCTTCTTTGCTGTTACAAAAGCTGCCGGAAGCGCTTACTTTAATAATAGCATGCGTATTATAGGAAACTCTCAGTTTTTTAAAACAACTGCTACAGAAAAACACCGTGTATGGCTTAATTTAACGAATGACGAAGGTGCGTTTAAACAGACTTTAGTAGGATATATTGATGGAGCAACAAATGGTTATGACAGTGCTTTTGATGGAGTAAGCTTTAATCAAAATGCTTATATTAATTTCTATAGCATCAATGACGGTACAACTACACTGGCAATTCAGGGGCGTGCGCTTCCATTAGATGATAGCGATATTGTTCCGTTAGGATATTCATCTACAATAAAAGGAGATTTTACAATTGCAATTGATAATGCCGATGGAGATTTAGCAAGCAAAAGTATTTTCCTTGAAGATAAAACATTGGGAACAATGACTGATTTATCTAAAACCGATTATAAATTCACGACAGCCGCTGGTACTTTTAATGAGCGTTTTGCATTACGTTATACAAATAAAACACTTGGTACAGGAGATTTTGAAAATAAAGAAGAAGCTGTTTTAGTGGGTGTTCAAAATAAAACGATAACAATAAACTCAACCAAAGAAAATATAGATACCGTTTACATCTATGATATTTCAGGCAAATTATTATATACGAAGAAAAAAGTTGGAGATACACAAGTAACAATTACTAATCTCGGTATAAGTCAACAAGTCATTTTTGTAAAGATAATTTTAGATAATGACCATGTCGAAACAGTAAAATCAATGTTTAGATAA
- a CDS encoding regulatory protein RecX gives MTIKEAIQKLEHFCAYQERCHAEVTSKLYDFKMTSDEMDAVIVHLIEQNFLNETRFACSFARGKHRIKHWGKIRITNELKSRQISATNIKLALKEISAEEYQNTFDQLSERCWESIHEKNSLKKRKKFCDYLLRRGYESNLVYDKMKELEQNPDQF, from the coding sequence ATGACAATCAAAGAAGCAATACAAAAATTAGAACACTTTTGTGCCTATCAGGAGCGTTGTCACGCCGAAGTAACTTCGAAGCTGTATGATTTTAAAATGACTTCTGATGAAATGGACGCGGTTATTGTGCATTTGATTGAGCAGAATTTTTTAAATGAAACCCGATTTGCTTGCAGTTTTGCCAGAGGAAAACATCGGATTAAACATTGGGGTAAAATCAGAATTACAAATGAGTTGAAATCCAGACAAATTTCAGCAACAAATATTAAGCTGGCATTAAAAGAAATTTCTGCCGAAGAATATCAAAATACTTTTGATCAACTTTCTGAAAGATGCTGGGAAAGTATACACGAAAAAAACAGCTTAAAAAAGAGAAAGAAATTTTGTGATTATTTGTTACGAAGAGGATATGAAAGTAATTTGGTTTATGATAAAATGAAAGAATTGGAACAAAATCCGGATCAATTTTAA
- a CDS encoding T9SS sorting signal type C domain-containing protein, whose amino-acid sequence MRLKLSLLLSIISISLWAQPPHTFTSNGSLIVPAGITSMAIQAWGAGGAGGAAAQPGLLTGSSGAGGGGGAYAAGNITVVPGATINAVVGGTVAGSTSNGGNGAASTILGFENIVAAAGGFGGAANPGTGTPVGGLGGQASASFGTTKTSGSNGGNGATVLLSALFTSGAGGNAANTAGGGGTGGASITSIIGGVTSPGNAGNPAGGGGSGAMNGNVTTTQPGGAGAHGQVIVTYTCPTYSITGNSATVACVTSGTSTITLTSSATSLPVGVYTVTYNRTNPTGTALTAPMTVTTAGTGTFDVSGLTTVGNSSITITSLKSGVCVSSISTNNVASVTVAPISDGGSVTGGTTICSGFTSALLTLGVHTGTVVKWQYSVSPFSTWTDITNTATTYTSGALTQTTQFRAVVQSGTCVSANSNFTTVIVNPLPTITLGTVTPVCATGIAQSTNLTYSATTNSPTTYSIVWNASPTNTFAAVTNQTLNASPITIAVPAGTAAGTYTGTITVRNANTCTSSPGVNFNVVVNPLPTITLGTVTPVCATGIAQNTTLTYSATTQTPTTYSIVWNASPTNTFVAVTNATLNASPITIAVPGGTAAGTYTGTITVANGNSCTSSPGVNFNVVVNPLPTITLGTVTPVCATGIAQSTNLTYSATTNSPTTYSIVWNASPTNTFAAVTNATLNASPITIAVPAGTAAGTYTGTITVRNANTCTSSPGVNFNVVVNPLPTITLGTVAPVCATGIAQNTTLAYSATTNSPTTYSIVWNASPTNTFAAVTNATLNASPITIAVPAGTAAGTYTGTITVANGNSCTSSPGVNFNVVVNPLPTITLGTVAPVCATGIAQNTTLTYSATTQTPTTYSIVWNASPTNTFAAITNATLNASPITIAVPAGTVAGTYTGTITVANGNSCTSSPGVNFNVVVNPLPTITLGTVTPVCSSAGAQNTTLTYTATTNSPTTYSIVWNASPTNTFVTVTDATLSASPLTIAIPAGTAAGTYTGTLTVKNGNSCTSTGVNFNVLINASPSAPVIGTITPPTCMIPTGSIALSGLPVGGTLTLYPGAITEPYSGTAVTISGLSANTYTFMVSNGTCTSLISTDAVVPGLITNTYTTSWSNGTPTQDQNIVFAGNFVTAGGGSGNIRACSCTVNPGVNITIQSFDTLTLTNSLTNNGGSLVFENNSSLLQITNAVNTGDITYKRTSTPIRQADFIYWSTPVSPQRLIDVSSLTLSDKYFGFNGDSWVNINRNSNMVVGKGYIIRGPQNYSNTTKVPYPASFIGKPNNGDLFGETVVAGKYYLIGNPYPSALDSNLFLDANLFLDGTLYFWTHNTPVVLVGAYQYNSDDYASYNRTGSVGTSAISGSVPGNNNNPPSGKIAAGQSFFATAINAGTVSFTNAMRFGGIDNTQFFKSTNTSDALVERHRIWLNMTNDGGAFKQMLLGYVEGATNEYETRYDGETFDGNPYLDFYSIDNDKKYVIQGRAFPFNDEDIVPLGYRSTIMGDFTISIDHADGDLSSHAIYLEDKETNTIHDLQSGNYTFSTSTGTFTDRFVLRFTNKTLATGEFETSNKNVMVAVQNKIITVTSDTEKIDTIYVYDLSGKMIYKKTKLSDTIVKIDNLKASDQVLLIKVILETNLIKTYKIVY is encoded by the coding sequence ATGAGGCTAAAACTATCTTTATTACTATCTATTATTTCTATTTCTTTATGGGCTCAACCACCGCACACATTTACATCTAATGGTTCATTAATCGTTCCTGCAGGAATTACTAGCATGGCAATTCAGGCATGGGGTGCCGGAGGTGCCGGAGGTGCGGCTGCTCAGCCAGGACTTTTGACAGGAAGTTCTGGTGCTGGTGGAGGGGGTGGTGCATATGCTGCAGGTAATATTACTGTAGTACCCGGCGCAACAATAAACGCAGTTGTTGGAGGAACAGTAGCGGGCTCAACCTCAAACGGAGGAAATGGTGCAGCTTCTACAATCTTAGGTTTTGAAAATATAGTCGCTGCAGCCGGAGGTTTTGGTGGTGCAGCAAACCCAGGGACAGGAACACCTGTAGGCGGTCTCGGCGGACAAGCCTCCGCCTCATTTGGAACTACTAAAACATCAGGATCAAACGGCGGAAACGGAGCCACTGTATTATTGAGCGCTCTGTTTACATCCGGCGCAGGAGGAAACGCAGCAAATACTGCAGGGGGTGGCGGAACAGGTGGTGCTTCTATTACAAGCATAATTGGTGGCGTTACCAGTCCGGGAAATGCGGGAAATCCAGCAGGAGGTGGTGGAAGTGGCGCTATGAATGGTAATGTAACAACTACTCAGCCTGGAGGTGCAGGAGCTCATGGTCAGGTAATTGTTACTTATACATGTCCTACTTATAGTATCACGGGAAATTCTGCAACAGTTGCTTGTGTTACATCAGGTACTTCAACTATAACGTTGACATCATCGGCTACGTCATTGCCTGTTGGTGTTTATACAGTAACTTACAATCGTACTAATCCAACCGGAACAGCTTTAACTGCACCAATGACGGTTACAACAGCAGGCACAGGAACTTTTGACGTTTCAGGATTAACAACTGTAGGGAATAGTTCTATAACAATTACTTCATTAAAATCTGGCGTTTGTGTATCTTCTATATCGACAAATAATGTTGCAAGTGTAACAGTAGCTCCTATTTCTGATGGAGGATCTGTAACAGGCGGTACAACAATTTGTAGCGGTTTTACAAGTGCTTTATTAACTTTAGGAGTACATACCGGAACTGTAGTAAAATGGCAATATTCAGTAAGTCCATTTTCAACATGGACAGATATCACAAATACAGCAACAACATACACTTCGGGAGCACTTACTCAAACAACGCAATTTAGAGCAGTTGTTCAAAGTGGTACATGCGTTTCTGCAAATTCAAATTTCACTACAGTAATTGTAAATCCATTGCCAACAATTACGCTTGGCACCGTGACGCCTGTATGTGCAACGGGCATTGCTCAAAGCACAAATTTGACTTATAGTGCAACCACAAATTCACCAACAACATACAGTATTGTTTGGAATGCTTCGCCTACGAATACTTTTGCAGCGGTTACCAATCAAACTTTAAACGCAAGTCCAATTACAATTGCTGTACCTGCGGGAACTGCAGCCGGAACTTATACCGGGACAATAACCGTAAGAAATGCAAATACGTGTACTTCCAGTCCGGGAGTGAATTTTAATGTGGTTGTAAATCCGCTGCCAACAATTACCCTTGGCACCGTGACACCTGTATGTGCAACGGGCATTGCTCAAAATACAACTTTGACTTATAGTGCGACCACACAAACCCCGACAACTTATAGCATTGTTTGGAATGCTTCTCCCACGAATACTTTTGTAGCAGTTACCAATGCGACTTTAAACGCAAGCCCAATTACGATTGCTGTACCTGGAGGAACCGCGGCGGGAACTTACACCGGAACAATAACGGTAGCAAATGGTAATTCTTGTACTTCAAGTCCGGGAGTGAATTTTAATGTGGTTGTAAATCCGTTGCCAACAATTACGCTTGGCACAGTGACGCCTGTATGTGCAACGGGCATTGCTCAAAGCACAAATTTGACTTATAGTGCAACCACAAATTCACCAACAACATACAGTATTGTTTGGAATGCTTCTCCCACGAATACTTTTGCCGCAGTTACTAATGCGACTTTAAACGCAAGTCCAATTACAATTGCTGTACCTGCGGGAACTGCAGCCGGAACTTATACCGGGACAATAACCGTAAGAAATGCAAATACGTGTACTTCAAGTCCGGGAGTGAATTTTAATGTGGTTGTAAATCCGTTGCCAACAATTACCCTTGGAACGGTTGCACCTGTATGTGCAACGGGCATTGCTCAAAATACAACGTTGGCTTATAGCGCAACCACAAATTCACCAACAACATACAGCATTGTTTGGAACGCTTCTCCCACAAATACTTTCGCAGCGGTTACTAATGCGACTTTAAACGCAAGTCCGATAACAATTGCTGTACCAGCGGGAACTGCAGCCGGAACTTACACCGGAACAATAACCGTAGCAAATGGTAATTCTTGTACTTCAAGCCCGGGAGTGAATTTTAATGTGGTTGTAAATCCGCTGCCAACAATTACCCTTGGAACAGTTGCGCCTGTATGCGCAACGGGCATTGCTCAAAATACAACTTTGACTTATAGTGCGACCACACAAACCCCGACAACTTATAGTATTGTTTGGAATGCTTCTCCCACGAATACTTTTGCAGCAATTACCAATGCGACTTTAAACGCAAGTCCAATTACGATTGCTGTTCCTGCGGGAACTGTGGCGGGAACTTACACCGGAACAATAACCGTAGCAAATGGAAATTCCTGTACTTCAAGTCCGGGAGTGAATTTTAATGTGGTTGTAAATCCGTTGCCAACAATTACGCTTGGCACTGTTACGCCAGTCTGTTCAAGTGCGGGCGCTCAAAATACAACTTTGACTTATACCGCAACCACAAATTCTCCAACAACATACAGTATTGTCTGGAATGCTTCTCCAACGAATACTTTTGTAACCGTAACGGACGCTACATTATCAGCAAGTCCACTTACTATTGCTATACCGGCGGGAACTGCGGCGGGAACTTACACCGGAACATTGACTGTAAAAAATGGTAATTCTTGTACTTCAACAGGTGTTAACTTTAATGTTTTGATAAATGCGTCACCTTCGGCGCCAGTTATTGGAACAATAACGCCGCCCACATGTATGATTCCTACTGGAAGCATTGCTTTAAGCGGATTACCGGTTGGAGGAACATTAACCTTATATCCGGGCGCTATAACAGAGCCATATTCAGGAACAGCGGTTACCATTTCAGGGCTTTCTGCTAATACATACACTTTTATGGTTAGCAATGGAACTTGTACTTCATTAATTTCTACAGATGCGGTAGTGCCGGGATTGATTACAAATACCTATACAACTTCATGGTCTAACGGAACGCCAACACAAGATCAGAATATAGTTTTTGCAGGAAACTTTGTTACCGCAGGCGGAGGCTCTGGAAATATTAGAGCTTGTAGCTGTACTGTAAATCCGGGCGTAAATATCACAATTCAATCTTTTGACACTTTAACGCTAACCAATTCGCTGACAAATAATGGTGGCAGTTTAGTTTTTGAAAATAACTCAAGTTTACTGCAAATTACAAATGCTGTTAATACGGGTGATATTACTTATAAACGAACCAGTACGCCAATTCGTCAAGCCGATTTTATTTATTGGTCTACACCCGTAAGTCCTCAAAGACTTATCGATGTTTCATCCTTGACATTATCAGATAAATATTTTGGCTTTAATGGTGATAGCTGGGTAAATATCAATCGCAACAGCAATATGGTTGTGGGTAAAGGATATATTATTCGCGGTCCTCAAAATTATTCAAATACGACAAAAGTACCTTATCCGGCTTCTTTTATTGGCAAACCAAACAATGGTGATCTTTTTGGAGAAACTGTCGTAGCCGGTAAATATTATCTAATCGGAAATCCTTATCCTTCGGCACTTGACTCAAATCTTTTTTTAGATGCTAATCTTTTTTTAGATGGAACACTATATTTCTGGACACATAATACTCCTGTGGTTTTAGTTGGTGCTTATCAGTATAATTCAGATGATTATGCCAGTTATAACAGGACTGGTAGTGTAGGTACATCTGCCATTAGCGGAAGCGTTCCGGGAAACAACAACAATCCTCCAAGTGGAAAAATTGCTGCCGGACAATCTTTTTTCGCAACAGCTATTAATGCGGGAACAGTAAGCTTTACCAACGCAATGCGATTTGGAGGAATAGACAATACGCAGTTTTTTAAATCAACAAATACATCAGATGCACTAGTAGAAAGACACCGCATATGGCTTAATATGACAAATGACGGCGGAGCTTTCAAACAAATGCTGCTTGGTTATGTTGAAGGAGCCACTAATGAGTATGAAACCAGATATGATGGCGAAACATTCGATGGTAATCCATATCTGGACTTTTACAGTATTGACAATGATAAAAAATATGTAATTCAGGGTCGGGCATTTCCGTTTAATGATGAGGATATAGTCCCGCTAGGTTATAGAAGTACAATTATGGGTGATTTTACAATTTCGATAGATCATGCAGATGGTGATTTAAGCAGTCATGCCATTTATTTAGAAGATAAAGAAACGAACACAATTCATGATTTACAGTCGGGTAATTATACTTTTTCAACATCAACCGGAACTTTTACAGATCGTTTTGTATTACGATTTACAAACAAAACATTAGCAACGGGAGAATTTGAAACAAGTAATAAAAATGTAATGGTTGCTGTTCAAAACAAGATAATTACGGTTACATCTGATACAGAAAAAATAGACACTATTTACGTTTATGATCTTTCAGGTAAAATGATTTATAAAAAGACGAAATTATCAGATACAATTGTTAAAATTGACAATTTAAAGGCAAGTGATCAGGTTTTATTAATCAAGGTAATTTTAGAAACCAATTTAATAAAAACATACAAAATAGTCTACTAG